The proteins below come from a single Arcobacter sp. F2176 genomic window:
- a CDS encoding type II secretion system protein GspD: MKIIIFILLIFTMGLKANNNEYININFKNLSIEEFIKITSKQLNKNIFYLDKIEGKVDFVSNKSIKKQKLLELLKFTLLKKGYVLKDEGTIFKIENKNRPLNQQEKKVEIIPIQNLEAQNILKVLNTIYSNKKSNINPIMTVENDTNSIIVVGSKSDTENIKRFIKKIDISYPQIYIKAKIVEISETKTKEVGLEYGLNGFNKYSSTNLSTFSSSFNSLKNIAINFSEFSTFGFDLNSLSKGLNLGATINFLKQNQAIDVISEPSILCINNKESSIYVGETKSFKTGQTTNTFS; encoded by the coding sequence TTGAAGATTATAATTTTTATTTTATTGATTTTTACAATGGGGTTAAAGGCAAACAATAACGAGTATATAAATATAAATTTTAAAAATTTATCCATTGAAGAGTTTATAAAAATCACTTCTAAGCAATTGAATAAAAATATTTTTTATTTAGATAAGATTGAAGGAAAAGTTGATTTTGTATCAAATAAATCAATAAAAAAGCAAAAGCTTTTAGAACTTTTAAAATTTACTTTATTGAAAAAAGGTTATGTTTTAAAAGATGAAGGAACTATTTTCAAAATTGAAAATAAAAATAGACCATTGAATCAACAAGAAAAAAAAGTAGAAATAATACCTATTCAAAATCTTGAAGCTCAAAATATATTAAAAGTTTTAAATACCATTTATTCAAATAAGAAATCAAATATAAATCCAATTATGACAGTAGAAAATGATACAAATTCTATTATAGTAGTAGGAAGTAAAAGTGATACAGAAAATATAAAAAGATTTATCAAAAAAATTGATATTTCATATCCTCAAATTTATATAAAAGCAAAAATTGTTGAAATAAGTGAAACTAAGACAAAAGAAGTGGGACTAGAATATGGGTTAAATGGATTTAATAAATATAGTTCTACAAATCTTAGTACTTTTTCTAGTTCTTTTAATAGTTTAAAAAATATTGCAATTAATTTTAGTGAATTTTCAACTTTTGGTTTTGACTTAAATTCTTTATCAAAGGGATTAAATTTAGGGGCCACAATAAATTTCCTAAAACAAAACCAAGCAATAGATGTAATATCAGAGCCCTCAATTTTATGTATAAATAATAAAGAATCATCTATTTATGTTGGTGAAACAAAATCTTTCAAAACAGGACAGACAACAAATACTTTTTCTTAA
- a CDS encoding site-specific integrase, whose product MKYNNVIDKLIYCININEVENLLKEQKFNLCLDSKFKDNSFTYLKNGQIKIEHKFKMETSFFRTLLKLFIYLKFQGLPDGILNNSGKSNFFYNLRVILKEIEKNCGEINSLKEIRKVDLENIINEYHKKVEREEITAGTAFSKLSKLRFWNKLNKLLPYFMRYDFSFVEENPQFIKILELINKKKMSEPYQIDYFFKALDLPILKQVLSKAIEYVEYYKDDILYVSELTKKVKKLKFHSGQKYNSRNIFIIENIILDNHEFSNPSLNNIKNECKKIDKDILKNRIFSNINSFYDNKNLQQLLMHEIRMYKASCYIIVLFTTAMRVGEFSILERFPIFEESEFLMMKKIVFKTSHYENGDTFDIPIPAITKYAINGLSELQEILFPNNDFLIVGEISNEPRTNVIYSGINYFCKKLNIRNISPHMFRHSMAFIVAYASESDGLELSRMILSHKSKNMSLMYLSQFNKNIKKAIDDLELIQSNEISELIIKEVQNNKKLYNKNGNNIYKNYMFKGSYIDELSDYLNFEFKKSIDSGKLVILQTPISFCFHDFSNKDRMACQRDLDLENFFGEKVYPSRCRALDCPNAVFTEEQIDKINYISLEAELYDRLKSNKLFIEANGFNLKKIIPKDN is encoded by the coding sequence ATGAAATATAATAATGTAATTGATAAATTAATATATTGTATAAATATAAATGAAGTAGAAAACCTTTTAAAAGAACAAAAATTCAATTTATGCCTTGATTCTAAGTTTAAAGATAATTCATTTACATATTTAAAAAATGGCCAAATTAAAATTGAGCATAAATTTAAGATGGAGACATCATTTTTTAGGACATTATTAAAGCTATTTATTTATCTAAAATTTCAAGGGTTACCAGATGGAATATTAAATAATAGTGGAAAAAGTAATTTCTTTTACAATTTAAGAGTTATTTTAAAAGAAATTGAAAAAAATTGTGGTGAAATTAATTCTTTAAAAGAAATTAGAAAAGTTGATTTAGAAAATATAATTAATGAATATCACAAAAAAGTTGAAAGAGAAGAAATAACTGCAGGAACAGCATTTTCAAAATTGTCAAAATTAAGGTTTTGGAATAAATTAAATAAATTGTTACCATATTTTATGAGATATGATTTTTCATTTGTTGAAGAAAATCCACAGTTTATCAAAATATTGGAGCTTATTAATAAAAAGAAAATGTCTGAGCCATATCAAATAGATTATTTCTTTAAAGCTTTAGATTTACCAATTTTAAAACAAGTATTATCTAAAGCTATAGAATATGTTGAATATTACAAAGATGACATACTATATGTATCAGAATTAACTAAAAAAGTAAAAAAATTAAAATTTCATAGTGGACAAAAATATAATTCAAGAAACATTTTTATAATAGAGAATATTATTTTAGATAATCATGAATTTAGCAATCCATCATTAAATAATATTAAAAATGAATGTAAAAAAATTGATAAAGATATATTAAAAAATAGAATATTCTCAAATATAAATTCTTTTTATGATAATAAAAATTTGCAACAATTATTAATGCATGAAATTAGAATGTATAAAGCTTCTTGTTATATTATTGTTTTATTTACTACTGCGATGAGAGTAGGAGAATTTTCAATATTAGAAAGATTTCCTATATTTGAAGAATCTGAATTTTTAATGATGAAAAAAATAGTTTTTAAAACTTCGCATTATGAGAATGGAGATACTTTTGATATACCAATTCCTGCTATAACAAAATATGCAATAAATGGTTTAAGTGAACTTCAGGAAATTTTATTTCCAAATAATGACTTTTTAATAGTCGGTGAAATTTCAAATGAACCGAGAACAAATGTTATATATTCAGGAATAAATTATTTTTGTAAAAAATTAAACATAAGAAATATTTCTCCACATATGTTTCGACATTCTATGGCTTTTATAGTTGCATATGCTAGTGAAAGTGATGGACTTGAACTTTCAAGAATGATTCTATCTCATAAATCCAAAAATATGTCATTGATGTATTTATCTCAATTTAATAAAAATATAAAAAAAGCAATTGATGACTTAGAATTGATTCAATCTAATGAAATTTCAGAGTTAATAATTAAAGAAGTCCAAAATAACAAAAAGTTATATAATAAAAATGGAAATAATATATATAAAAATTATATGTTTAAAGGAAGTTACATTGATGAGCTATCTGATTATTTAAATTTTGAATTTAAAAAATCGATAGATTCTGGGAAATTAGTAATACTACAAACTCCCATTAGTTTTTGTTTTCATGACTTTTCTAATAAGGACAGAATGGCCTGTCAACGAGATTTAGATTTAGAAAACTTTTTTGGAGAGAAGGTATATCCTTCAAGATGTAGAGCATTAGATTGTCCTAATGCAGTATTTACAGAAGAACAAATTGATAAAATTAATTATATTTCATTGGAAGCTGAATTGTATGATAGATTAAAATCAAATAAATTATTTATTGAAGCAAATGGTTTTAATTTAAAAAAAATCATACCTAAAGATAACTAA
- a CDS encoding Mov34/MPN/PAD-1 family protein has translation MVNINFINLAYSYTHKSDHISSVSEIKIDEANKKASFTATFVLKFPSAITDKETKFGVRQKEPVTFEFSEQFPLKAPFITLRKDFPRVFEHINPNKDVVNPCIYEGDLNELLQQPGFFDEVLDQMATWLDKTTTNSLFNRDQGWEPMRSDELHGIIEYPTSVVEEFINTGINIAGISYKFKKEKFKVTIEEYKPESLNNTDTSALIPFISEDIAEQYYPNSINIYQDLVDFCKKVHIPDLDKYLVEHYKVLQRLSFVFVTLFVKRPAKVIGTNLDCEIMNFAINVKTLKITKTAAKIQYGAKVYTLGTIECPSKNLLAKFSGLSTKNIKKGMTITQIGCGSLGSKIIMHLGRTGITDNINLIDNGVFSAHNHARHALCNTKYLLSNYKSELLFAALSEMGLENVRHSENDIKDIKKLIKENQVLIDSTADISVRNFLVDDEIKSEVIYTVLHNLGTVGLVFIEGKDRNVRIDDIVIEFYLLCFHNDTLSQLICTSNVQYQTVGQGCGSLTTIVSDATISLQASAMANIIQKRLENGSSELGELYIGSIENNININWQSLNINTPMILHDDTYDMQVRISPRVVNKIKEESSIHFPNETGGVLIGHISLINKTFTIVELIDAPADSTRSPGYFKLGTLGLLENIANYEERTNGLLTYIGTWHSHPQGGGASRTDFNMKNKLIKDREDFPSVCLIYSQKKFLTY, from the coding sequence ATGGTTAATATTAATTTTATTAACCTTGCATATAGCTATACTCATAAATCTGACCATATAAGTAGTGTTAGTGAAATCAAAATTGATGAAGCAAATAAAAAAGCTTCATTCACAGCAACCTTTGTTTTAAAATTTCCTAGTGCCATTACTGATAAAGAAACAAAATTTGGAGTCAGACAAAAGGAACCTGTCACATTTGAGTTTTCTGAACAATTCCCATTAAAAGCTCCTTTTATTACATTAAGGAAAGATTTTCCAAGAGTATTTGAACATATTAATCCCAATAAAGATGTGGTAAATCCTTGTATTTATGAAGGCGATCTAAATGAGTTATTACAACAACCAGGTTTCTTTGATGAAGTACTTGACCAAATGGCTACATGGCTTGACAAAACAACTACTAATAGTTTATTTAATAGAGACCAAGGTTGGGAACCTATGCGAAGTGATGAACTTCATGGTATTATTGAGTATCCAACAAGTGTGGTTGAAGAATTTATAAATACTGGTATTAATATTGCGGGGATTTCATATAAGTTTAAAAAAGAAAAATTTAAAGTAACAATTGAAGAGTATAAGCCAGAAAGCTTAAATAATACGGATACTTCAGCATTAATACCATTTATAAGTGAGGATATTGCAGAACAATATTATCCAAACTCTATAAATATTTATCAAGATTTAGTTGATTTCTGTAAAAAAGTTCATATTCCAGATTTAGATAAATACTTAGTTGAACATTACAAGGTTTTACAAAGACTTTCTTTTGTTTTTGTGACTCTGTTTGTTAAACGACCTGCAAAAGTTATTGGAACAAACTTAGATTGTGAAATAATGAATTTTGCAATCAATGTAAAAACACTTAAAATAACAAAGACAGCAGCAAAAATACAATATGGAGCAAAGGTTTATACATTAGGAACTATTGAATGCCCTTCAAAAAATTTATTGGCTAAATTTTCAGGACTTAGTACAAAAAATATCAAAAAAGGTATGACTATTACTCAAATTGGCTGTGGAAGTTTAGGTTCAAAGATAATTATGCATTTAGGACGTACAGGCATTACAGATAATATTAATTTAATCGATAATGGGGTATTTAGTGCTCACAATCATGCACGCCACGCTTTGTGTAATACAAAATATTTATTATCTAATTATAAGAGTGAATTATTATTTGCAGCCTTAAGCGAAATGGGTTTAGAGAATGTAAGACATTCAGAAAATGATATTAAAGATATAAAAAAACTAATTAAAGAAAATCAAGTTTTAATCGACTCAACTGCTGATATATCTGTTAGAAACTTTTTAGTTGATGATGAAATTAAAAGTGAGGTTATCTATACTGTACTTCATAATTTAGGAACTGTTGGTTTGGTATTTATTGAAGGTAAAGACAGAAATGTGAGGATAGATGACATTGTTATAGAGTTTTATCTCTTATGTTTTCACAATGACACATTATCTCAGCTTATTTGTACGAGTAATGTACAATATCAAACAGTTGGACAAGGATGTGGATCCTTAACCACCATTGTATCTGATGCAACCATTTCTCTTCAAGCTTCAGCTATGGCAAATATTATTCAAAAACGATTAGAGAATGGTTCAAGTGAATTAGGAGAACTTTATATAGGAAGTATTGAAAATAATATAAACATAAATTGGCAATCATTAAACATTAATACTCCAATGATATTACATGATGATACTTATGATATGCAAGTAAGAATTTCGCCAAGAGTTGTTAACAAAATTAAAGAAGAATCTAGCATACATTTTCCTAATGAGACGGGAGGCGTACTTATTGGTCATATTTCTTTGATTAATAAAACTTTTACAATAGTTGAACTTATTGATGCACCAGCTGATAGTACTAGAAGTCCAGGGTATTTTAAATTAGGTACATTAGGCTTACTTGAAAATATAGCTAACTATGAAGAAAGAACAAATGGACTATTAACCTATATTGGTACATGGCACAGTCATCCTCAAGGTGGTGGAGCTTCTAGAACTGATTTCAATATGAAAAATAAGTTAATTAAAGATAGAGAAGATTTTCCTTCTGTATGTCTTATTTATAGTCAAAAGAAGTTTTTAACTTATTAA
- a CDS encoding YigZ family protein: MKYVQKEFSSVFEEKKSKFFAFLAPYEKFNDVMKRLKEEHPKARHFVYAYRYLNEFDQIIENSSDDGEPKGTSGKPCLNVMAGNELINTFVIVVRYFGGVKLGTGGLVRAYSDAVNSVINISQLQTYEKLEQRILTCEYSDLSKLEYLISNQNINIINKEFDLNIKLYLESTKEDFEIFEKDLPLNTKLAINL; encoded by the coding sequence TTGAAATATGTTCAAAAAGAGTTTAGTTCAGTTTTTGAAGAGAAAAAATCAAAGTTTTTTGCTTTTTTAGCTCCGTATGAAAAGTTTAATGATGTAATGAAAAGATTAAAAGAAGAGCATCCAAAAGCTAGACATTTTGTTTATGCTTATAGGTATTTAAATGAATTTGATCAAATTATTGAAAATAGTAGTGATGATGGAGAACCAAAAGGTACAAGTGGGAAACCTTGCTTAAATGTAATGGCAGGAAATGAACTAATAAACACTTTTGTGATAGTTGTAAGATATTTTGGTGGAGTGAAACTTGGAACAGGTGGACTAGTAAGAGCCTATAGTGATGCTGTTAATAGTGTGATTAATATTTCACAACTACAAACTTATGAAAAACTAGAACAGAGAATACTAACTTGTGAATATTCTGATTTATCGAAGTTAGAGTATTTAATTAGTAATCAAAATATAAATATTATAAATAAAGAGTTTGATTTGAATATCAAACTATATTTAGAATCTACAAAAGAAGATTTTGAAATCTTTGAAAAAGATTTACCTCTAAATACTAAATTAGCTATAAATTTATAA
- a CDS encoding DUF6765 family protein, with translation MQIDGHFTLTYTLARMVGFEHERAQIIAYSAQYVDDATNSGIAKFDNGAMFSRISSAHTMTAYDIKYYTDAHENHLVWVPFHFLPGNDGLSAGENPKGGFINKLVCKPYSQIAVDMLDACLKDIDKPHFLQRVGITMHVFADTFAHQGFAGVVHDINKVENLECSNYSMSFFNKTKASALSNAFPMGHGAALTCPDMPFLKWSYTNGLGNKVERDNLEIFMKACYNLYGQLGLVLSELGGTVNDENESDFEQIKNNLENFKDDNEEVRLQNWIESIDRGDFSFGSEKLEYIPKGINSWKYQAIKQELAEDTGRELFTYTNDFINSHWRNFHVALKAHRFDIVNNILPKYGIIVS, from the coding sequence ATGCAAATAGACGGACATTTTACATTAACATATACGTTAGCAAGGATGGTAGGTTTTGAACATGAAAGAGCTCAAATTATTGCTTATTCTGCTCAATATGTGGATGATGCTACAAATAGTGGAATAGCAAAGTTTGACAATGGAGCAATGTTTAGTAGAATAAGTTCTGCACATACTATGACAGCATATGATATAAAATATTATACTGATGCACATGAAAACCATTTAGTATGGGTGCCTTTTCATTTCCTTCCTGGTAATGATGGATTATCAGCAGGAGAAAATCCAAAAGGTGGCTTTATTAATAAATTAGTTTGTAAACCTTATAGTCAAATTGCAGTAGATATGCTTGATGCTTGTTTGAAAGATATTGATAAACCTCATTTTTTACAAAGAGTTGGAATTACTATGCATGTATTTGCCGATACATTTGCACACCAAGGTTTTGCAGGCGTAGTCCATGATATAAATAAAGTTGAAAACCTTGAATGTTCTAACTATAGTATGAGTTTTTTTAATAAAACTAAAGCTTCAGCATTGAGTAATGCCTTTCCAATGGGACATGGTGCAGCATTAACTTGTCCAGATATGCCTTTTTTAAAATGGAGCTATACAAACGGACTTGGAAATAAGGTAGAAAGAGATAATTTAGAAATATTTATGAAGGCATGTTATAACTTATACGGTCAACTTGGACTTGTATTATCAGAATTAGGTGGCACTGTAAATGATGAAAATGAATCAGATTTTGAACAAATTAAAAATAATTTAGAAAATTTTAAAGATGATAATGAAGAAGTTAGACTTCAAAATTGGATTGAGTCTATTGATAGAGGTGATTTTTCCTTTGGTTCTGAAAAACTTGAATATATTCCAAAAGGGATTAATTCTTGGAAATATCAAGCAATTAAGCAAGAGTTGGCTGAAGATACGGGTAGAGAATTATTTACGTATACTAATGACTTTATTAATAGCCATTGGAGAAATTTTCATGTTGCTTTAAAAGCACATAGATTTGATATTGTTAATAATATTCTTCCAAAATATGGAATTATTGTTTCATAA
- a CDS encoding site-specific integrase: MKFRVKEISNPNIKNRNISVLFVNNQIDIPSLKFLVFESKYGGRNNSIQGRTTHRGKAIEIMELYRHLDDMGITWACAEEYHIEQIKYGMLCWDGYEKVSESKFNYKPIKNNTMNRKLDTWFSFFNYMKKIGYRIKINMTIKKVPKFYYKNKLLSHISNNQNERNYVDSWAIKVRNSPTVYSYNAISKKEYNSFYNELEKIDIVYALIAELMVESGLRISAALEIVKKDFDGLFGYINGGKEDYQRVDIKYIAKGGDIKIATFPIRFLKKLHIKYISREYIRRRTVYVKNNLGSSEINKIFWFTTKGKKINYGNVMYAFKKASNIIGRKEKSITPHWMRHTFATWIVLDFYESQGINIVDVGITPNIQLLKILAKFLGHASEETVLIYIRVAILLTNFGGHYGSNFSPISLESFKKSSSAQYILEEIVKKKLKEEIPKNFDFLSYGLKTGLIIDDRGFSQKIDNNFEVTTSFINKMRNFAEDEFGFYYQEKLFNPLSYAISRGFLESK; the protein is encoded by the coding sequence ATGAAATTTAGAGTAAAAGAAATTTCAAATCCAAATATTAAAAATAGAAATATCAGTGTTTTATTTGTAAATAATCAAATTGACATACCATCATTAAAGTTTTTAGTTTTTGAATCTAAGTATGGTGGACGTAATAATAGTATTCAAGGAAGGACAACACACCGAGGTAAAGCAATTGAAATCATGGAATTATACCGACACTTAGATGATATGGGTATAACATGGGCTTGTGCGGAAGAGTATCATATTGAACAAATAAAATATGGAATGCTTTGTTGGGATGGATATGAAAAAGTATCAGAAAGTAAGTTTAATTATAAACCAATAAAGAATAATACAATGAACAGAAAACTAGACACTTGGTTTAGTTTTTTTAATTATATGAAAAAAATTGGATATAGAATAAAAATAAATATGACAATCAAAAAAGTTCCAAAGTTTTATTATAAAAACAAGCTTCTTTCTCATATTTCAAATAATCAAAATGAGAGAAATTATGTTGACTCATGGGCAATTAAAGTTAGAAATTCACCTACAGTTTATAGTTATAACGCAATAAGTAAGAAAGAATATAATTCATTTTATAATGAACTTGAAAAAATTGATATAGTATATGCATTAATAGCAGAATTAATGGTGGAAAGTGGTTTGAGAATTTCAGCAGCTTTAGAAATAGTTAAAAAAGATTTTGATGGACTTTTTGGTTATATTAATGGTGGGAAAGAAGATTATCAACGAGTTGACATAAAGTATATTGCAAAAGGAGGAGATATAAAAATTGCAACGTTTCCAATTAGATTTTTAAAGAAACTTCATATTAAATATATTTCTAGAGAATATATACGTAGAAGAACTGTGTATGTAAAAAATAATTTAGGATCTAGTGAAATAAATAAAATATTTTGGTTTACAACTAAAGGTAAAAAAATTAATTATGGAAATGTTATGTATGCTTTTAAAAAGGCTTCTAATATAATAGGACGAAAAGAGAAAAGTATTACGCCACATTGGATGAGACATACTTTTGCAACGTGGATTGTTTTAGATTTTTATGAATCACAAGGAATTAATATTGTTGATGTCGGGATAACTCCAAATATTCAATTATTAAAGATTCTTGCAAAATTTTTAGGACATGCATCGGAAGAAACTGTATTAATATATATAAGGGTAGCAATATTATTAACAAATTTTGGTGGGCATTATGGTTCTAATTTTTCGCCTATATCACTAGAAAGTTTTAAAAAATCTTCTTCAGCACAATATATTCTAGAAGAAATTGTAAAGAAGAAACTTAAAGAAGAAATACCAAAAAATTTTGATTTCTTATCATATGGTTTAAAAACAGGATTAATAATTGATGATAGGGGTTTTAGCCAAAAAATAGATAATAACTTTGAAGTTACGACAAGTTTTATTAATAAAATGAGAAATTTTGCAGAAGATGAATTTGGATTTTATTATCAAGAAAAGTTATTTAATCCATTATCCTATGCAATTTCCAGAGGTTTTTTGGAAAGTAAATGA
- a CDS encoding bifunctional riboflavin kinase/FAD synthetase, whose translation MKKDKKSITSIAIGGFDGMHIAHQSLFNNLTSNGAIIAIETGHANMTPKEQRQKYTTFPIFYYELNDIKDLSGKEFIDLLKDEFPKLKKIVVGFDFCFGKNRANSTEELKSLFNGEVVVVNEISVNDIAIHSRIIREYIKNGDLETANTLLGRKYEVKGTQIRGQGLGKSDFVPTINLNIQDYLLPKEGVYITKTIVDDISYPSISFIGHRITTDGNFAVETHILNKDITVHNSDISIKFFKKLRDNEKFESFEKLKEQIINDINDCKNYFKI comes from the coding sequence ATGAAAAAAGACAAAAAGAGTATAACATCTATTGCAATTGGAGGATTTGATGGGATGCATATAGCCCATCAATCTTTATTTAACAACTTAACTTCAAATGGTGCAATTATTGCAATTGAGACAGGTCATGCAAATATGACACCAAAAGAACAAAGACAAAAATATACAACTTTTCCAATATTTTATTATGAATTAAATGATATAAAAGACTTAAGTGGAAAAGAGTTTATAGACCTACTAAAAGATGAATTCCCAAAGTTAAAGAAAATAGTTGTTGGCTTTGATTTTTGTTTTGGTAAAAACAGAGCTAACTCTACAGAAGAGTTAAAATCACTCTTTAATGGAGAAGTTGTTGTTGTAAATGAAATAAGTGTAAATGATATAGCAATACACTCAAGAATAATCAGAGAATATATAAAAAATGGTGACTTAGAAACAGCAAATACACTTCTTGGAAGAAAGTATGAAGTAAAAGGAACTCAAATAAGAGGTCAAGGCTTAGGGAAGTCAGATTTTGTACCAACTATAAACTTAAATATTCAAGACTACCTTCTTCCAAAAGAAGGGGTTTATATCACTAAAACAATAGTTGATGATATAAGCTATCCATCTATTTCTTTTATTGGTCACAGAATTACTACAGATGGTAACTTTGCAGTTGAAACTCATATTTTAAATAAAGATATTACAGTACATAATAGTGATATTTCAATCAAGTTTTTCAAAAAACTAAGAGATAATGAAAAATTTGAATCTTTTGAAAAATTAAAAGAACAAATAATAAATGACATAAATGATTGTAAAAACTATTTTAAAATTTAA
- a CDS encoding endonuclease — MKKYILILILLLSLFAQANSTIDSFSKSKKLLKEIYKDHQITFYANCKYSYKDKNNMIDRQSCGYTPRNEYTKSGKVNKRARRIEWEHVIPAENFGRQFTCWREGDSQCVKSNGKAYKGRKCCSKVNKQFKLMEADMHNLVPAIGELNADRSNFRYGIIEGEKRAYGKDIDFEVDFKARRAEPKDDIRGNIARTYFYFEDTYGMKISKQERQLFNAWDKLDPVDEWEIERNKRIESILENLNRFIK; from the coding sequence TTGAAAAAATATATACTAATTTTAATATTATTACTTTCCCTTTTTGCTCAAGCAAACTCAACAATTGATTCCTTTTCAAAATCAAAAAAACTATTAAAAGAAATATACAAAGACCATCAAATTACATTCTATGCTAATTGTAAATATAGCTATAAAGATAAGAACAATATGATTGATAGACAATCATGTGGTTATACTCCTAGAAATGAATATACTAAATCTGGAAAAGTAAATAAAAGAGCAAGAAGAATTGAATGGGAACATGTGATTCCTGCTGAAAACTTTGGAAGACAGTTTACATGTTGGAGAGAAGGTGATTCTCAATGTGTTAAAAGTAATGGTAAAGCCTATAAAGGAAGAAAGTGTTGTTCTAAAGTAAATAAGCAATTTAAACTTATGGAAGCTGATATGCATAATCTAGTACCTGCTATTGGTGAACTAAATGCTGATAGGTCTAATTTTAGATATGGAATTATAGAAGGTGAAAAAAGAGCCTATGGAAAAGATATAGATTTTGAAGTGGACTTTAAAGCAAGACGTGCTGAACCTAAAGATGATATTAGAGGTAATATAGCAAGAACTTATTTTTATTTTGAAGATACTTATGGGATGAAAATATCTAAACAAGAGAGGCAACTTTTTAATGCTTGGGATAAACTAGATCCTGTTGATGAATGGGAAATTGAGAGAAATAAGAGAATTGAATCTATTCTAGAAAACTTGAATAGATTCATAAAATAA
- a CDS encoding endonuclease yields MKISKQEKQLFNAWNKLDPVDEWEIERNKRIEKIQLNTNIFVR; encoded by the coding sequence ATGAAAATATCTAAACAAGAAAAGCAACTTTTTAATGCTTGGAATAAATTAGATCCTGTTGATGAATGGGAAATTGAGAGAAATAAGAGAATTGAAAAGATTCAATTAAATACAAATATTTTTGTGAGGTAA
- a CDS encoding TlyA family RNA methyltransferase, protein MRLDLFLTKAFNIQSRNKAHELIKANKIKIDGAIITKPSFNVEDTHKVEILEDTFYVSRAAYKLKYFLDEIDLDLNDLTALDIGSSTGGFTQILLENGVKSVTCVDVGSNQLHEKIKHDDKIEFYENCDIRDFKSDKIFDIVTCDVSFISLHNIIDDINRLSTKNIIVLFKPQFEVGTNVKRDKKGMVKDKDAIDLARRKFLGVTVLLNWKLIKNSKSKLEGKDGNIEELFYFQKAQVEK, encoded by the coding sequence ATGAGATTAGATTTATTTTTAACAAAAGCTTTCAACATACAAAGTAGAAATAAGGCGCATGAACTTATAAAAGCAAATAAAATAAAAATAGATGGTGCCATTATAACAAAACCATCTTTTAATGTAGAAGATACACATAAAGTTGAAATACTAGAAGATACTTTTTATGTCTCAAGGGCTGCATATAAATTAAAATACTTTTTGGATGAAATTGATTTAGACCTAAATGATTTAACAGCTTTAGATATAGGTTCTAGCACTGGTGGTTTTACCCAAATACTTCTTGAAAATGGTGTTAAAAGTGTAACTTGCGTTGATGTAGGTTCAAATCAACTCCATGAAAAAATAAAACATGATGACAAAATTGAGTTTTATGAAAACTGTGATATTAGAGATTTTAAAAGTGATAAAATTTTTGATATCGTTACTTGTGATGTTTCTTTTATAAGTTTACACAATATTATAGATGATATAAATAGATTATCAACAAAAAATATAATAGTACTGTTTAAACCCCAATTTGAAGTGGGTACAAATGTCAAAAGAGATAAAAAAGGTATGGTAAAAGATAAAGATGCCATAGACCTAGCTCGTAGAAAGTTTTTAGGAGTAACTGTTCTTTTAAATTGGAAGCTAATTAAGAACTCTAAAAGTAAATTAGAAGGGAAAGATGGCAATATTGAAGAGCTGTTTTACTTTCAAAAAGCACAGGTAGAAAAATGA